A region of the Streptomyces sp. NBC_00442 genome:
CGAAGAACTACTGGCCCGCCCACGCCACCATCAACGTCCACTCCAACCTGGAGGGCGTGAAGATCGCCGACAAGCTGTACGGCGGCGCGGGCAAGCCCCTGAAGATCACCACCGGCGACCGCGTCGAGGCGATCACGGACGCCGCGGCCCACACCATGACGGTGAAGCGCAACGGAGAAGTGATCAACACCATTCCGGTCACCACCGGCAAGCCCGGCTTCGCCACCCGCAACGGCGTCAAGGTGGTCCTGGGCAAGCAGTACTTCGTACGTATGCGCGGGACGACCGTCGGCATCTCGGCCGGCAGCTCGGACGCGTACGACCTGCCGGTGTACTACGCGACCCGGGTCACCTGGAGCGGCGAGTACGTCCACGCCGCGCCCTGGTCGGTGGGGTCGCAGGGCGCGGAGAACGTCAGCCACGGCTGCACGGGCATGAGCACCGGCAACGCCGCCTGGTTCTTCGAGAACATCAACGAAGGCGACATCGTCACCGTCGAGAACAGCATCGGCGAGGACATGACACCGTTCGACAACGGGTTCGGCGACTGGAACGTGTCCTGGGACAAGTGGCGCACGGGCAGCGTCCTGCAAGCCGACGTCAAGGCCGGGCAGACCAAGGTCAACTCCGCCCGGCTGCGCCCGGGAGTGTGAGGTCAGGCACCCACAGCGAGCCGCTTGCGCAGCACGGAGGCCAGGGCGTCCGCGAACTCGACCGGGTCCACCGGCAGGGTCACCGCGGCGTCCGCACGGCTCCACGTGGCCAGCCAGGCGTCCTGCGGGCGGCCGATGAGGAGCAGGACCGGCGGGCACTGGAAGACCTCGTCCTTGATCTGGCGGCAGACGCCCATGCCGCCCGCCGGGACCGCCTCGCCGTCCAGGACGCAGACGTCGATGCCGCCGCGGTCCAGTTCCTTGAGGACCGCCGGCAGCGTGGCGCACTCCAGGAACTCCACGGGCGGCACGTCCGAGGCGGGCCTGCGTCCGGCCGCGAGCCGCACCTGGGCACGGGTGTTCGCGTCGTCGCTGTAGACCAGAACGGTGGCGCTCGACTGCATGGATCCTCCGAAGGTCCGGCGCTTTCGCCGACGTTGGGTCATGAACCGATGCGCGGATGCTACTCCGTCCGACTGCCCGTCAACACCGGTTCGGCCAGCCCTTCGATGGGCCGTTCGGGCCCTGCATACGCGGCTGACACACCGAACGGCACCCCCCGGAGTGAGGGCGGGATAAGCGACCGACATAATGTCGGTCGTGGCGACAGCAACGACAGTAGAAACCGGGCACGCGCACCCGTCGGTCAATCGGCCGAACCTCACCAGCGTCGGAACCATCATCTGGTTGAGTTCCGAGCTGATGTTCTTCGCGGCCCTCTTCGCGATGTACTTCACTCTGCGATCGGTAACGGGTGCCGCGCATTGGAAAGAGATGGCCTCGTCCCTGAACGTTCCGTTCTCGGCGACCAACACCACGATCCTGGTGCTCTCCTCCCTCACCTGCCAGCTCGGCGTCTTCGCCGCGGAGCGGGGCGACGTGAAGAAGCTGCGTACCTGGTTCACCATCACGTTCGTGATGGGTGCGATCTTCATCGGAGGCCAGATCTTCGAGTACACCGACCTGGTGAAGGAGGACGGCCTCTCGCTGTCCTCCGACCCGTACGGCTCGGTGTTCTACCTGACCACGGGCTTCCACGGACTGCATGTGACGGGCGGCCTGATCGCCTTCCTGCTGGTTCTTGGCAGGACGTACGCGGCGAAGAGGTTCACCCATGAACAGGCGACCGCGGCCATCGTCGTGTCCTATTACTGGCACTTCGTCGATGTCGTGTGGATCGGCCTCTTCGCCACGATCTACCTGATCCAGTAACCGGACCCGTAGGTCCGCACCACATCCAGCATCGACGCAGAAGATCCTGACACCGGGGTAATCCGTGAAAAAGCTCTCCGCACGACGACGCCATCCGCTGGCGGCGGTCGTCGTCCTACTCCTCGCGCTGGCGGCCACCGGGGGGCTGTACGCCGCGTTCGCACCCGCGGGCAAGGCACAGGCTGACGAAACCGCCCAGTCCCTCGCCATCGACGAGGGCAAGAAGCTCTACTCCGTCGGCTGCGCCAGCTGCCACGGAACCGGCGGTCAGGGAACCTCTGACGGCCCGTCCCTGGTCGGCGTGGGCGCCGCCGCCGTCGACTTCCAGGTCGGCACCGGCCGCATGCCGGCGCAGCAGCCCGGCGCGCAGGTGCCGAAGAAGAAGGTCATCTACACCCAGCCCCAGATCGACCAGCTCGCCGCGTACGTGGCCTCGCTGGGCGCCGGGCCGAGCGTGCCGACCAACTCGCAGTACAACCCGAGCGGTGCGGACATCGCCAAGGGTGGCGAGCTGTTCCGCACCAACTGCGCCCAGTGCCACAACTTCACGGGTGAGGGCGGTGCCCTGACGAACGGCAAGTTCGCCCCCAGCCTGGAGGACGTGGACCCCAAGCACATCTACGAGGCCATGCAGACCGGCCCGCAGAACATGCCGTCCTTCCCGGACACGACGATGCCGCAGAAGCAGAAGCAGGACATCATCGCGTACCTGCACGCCGTGAACAGCGACACGTCCGCGAGCCCCGGCGGCCTCAAGCTCGGCGGGCTCGGCCCGGTCAGCGAGGGTCTGTTCGGCTGGATCTTCGGTCTGGGTGCCCTCATCGCAGTAGCCATCTGGGTCGCGGCCCACACCGCTAAGGCCAAGAAGTCATGAGTAGCCAAGAGAATTCCGAGAGCCTGCCCGAAGCGCAGGCCACCGCGCACGGCGCGGTAGAGCACGCGGGCGACCCCTTCGCCGACCCGGGACTGCCGGCCCACAAGCCGCGCGTCCAGGACATCGACGAGCGGGCGGCCAAGCGCTCCGAGCGCGCCGTGGCGTTCCTGTTCTTCCTGTCCATGGTCGCGACGGTCGGCTTCATCGCCTCGTACGTGATCTTCCCGGTCGACAAGATCGTCTTCATCTTCCCGTTCGGGCACGTCAGCGCCCTCAACTTCGCCCTGGGTCTGACCCTCGGCGTGGCGCTGTTCTGCATCGGCGCGGGCGCGGTCCACTGGGCCCGCACCCTGATGTCGGACGTCGAGATGCCGGCCGAGCGTCACGAGATCGCGGCTCCGCCGGAGGTCAAGGCGCAGGTCCTGGCCGACTTCAAGCAGGGCGCGGCCGAGTCCGGCTTCGGACGGCGCAAGCTGATCCGCAACACCATGTTCGGCGCGCTGGCCATGGTGCCGCTCTCCGGTGTGATGCTGCTGCGCGACCTGGGCACGCTGCCCGAGGACAAGCTGCGGCACACCATGTGGTCCAAGGGCAAGGCCCTGATCAACATGAACACCAACGAGCCGCTGCGTCCCGAGGACCTGCTGGTCGGTTCCCTCACCTTCGCCAAGCCCGAGGGCCTGGAGGAGGACGCGGAGGACTTCCAGACGCAGATCGCCAAGGCCGCCCTGATGCTCGTCCGGATCAAGCCGGAGGACATCAAGGACAAGCGCGAGCTCGCATGGTCGCACCAGGGCATCGTCGCGTACTCGAAGATCTGCACCCACGTCGGCTGCCCGATCTCCCTGTACGAGCAGCAGACGCACCACGTGCTCTGCCCGTGCCACCAGTCCACTTTCGACCTCTCCGACGGCGCCCGTGTCATCTTCGGCCCGGCCGGTCACGCCCTTCCGCAGCTGCGGATCGGTGTGAATGACGAGGGTTACCTCGAAGCGCTCGGCGACTTCGAAGAGCCCGTCGGTCCTGCCTTCTTCGAGAGGGGCTGACCCGATGAGCACTTCGACGAATTCACGTGAGCAGGCACCGGCCGGCGAGCGGATCGCGGACTGGGCGGACGGCCGGCTGGGGATCTACTCCCTGGCCAAGGCCAACATGCGCAAGATCTTCCCGGACCACTGGTCCTTCATGCTCGGCGAGATCTGCATGTACAGCTTCATCATCATCATCCTCACGGGTGTGTATCTGACGCTGTTCTTCCACCCGAGCATGAACGAGGTCGTCTACGACGGCTCGTACGTGCCGCTGCAGGGCATGCACATGTCCGAGGCTTTCAACTCGACCATGCACATCAGCTTCGATGTGCGCGGTGGTCTGCTGATCCGGCAGATCCACCACTGGGCGGCGCTGATCTTCCTCGCCGGCATGTTCGTGCACATGATGCGCGTGTTCTTCACGGGCGCTTTCCGCAAGCCGCGCGAGGTCAACTGGCTGTTCGGCTTCCTGCTGTTCGTCCTCGGCATGTTCACCGGCTTCACCGGTTACTCGCTCCCGGACGACCTGCTGTCGGGCACCGGTGTCCGCTTCATGGAAGGCGCGATCCTGTCCGTGCCGGTCGTCGGCACGTACCTCTCGTTCTTCCTGTTCGGCGGGGAGTTCCCCGGCGGCGACTTCGTGGCCCGGTTCTACTCGGTGCACATCCTGCTGCTGCCGGGCATCATGCTCGGCCTGATGGTGGCGCACCTGATCCTGGTCTTCTACCACAAGCACACCCAGTTCGCGGGCCCGGGACGTACGAACAAGAACGTCGTCGGCATGCCGCTGCTCCCGGTGTACATGGCGAAGGCGGGCGGCTTCTTCTTCCTGGTCTTCGGCGTCATCGCGGTCGTCGCGGCGATCGCCTCGATCAACCCGATCTGGGCGATCGGCCCCTACCGGCCGGACCAGGTCTCCACCGGCGCCCAGCCGGACTGGTACATGGGCTTCTCCGAAGGCCTCATCCGTGTCATGCCGGGCTGGGAGATCAACCTGTGGGGCCACACCCTCGTCCTGGGTGTGTTCATCCCGCTGGTGATCTTCCCGCTGGTCCTCGCGGCCATCGCGGTCTACCCGTTCATCGAGTCCTGGGTCACCGGCGACAAGCGCGAGCACCACATCGCGGACCGGCCGCGCAACGCGCCGACCCGCACCGGCTTCGGTGTCGCGTGGATCACCTGGTACACGGTGCTGCTCATCGGTGGTGGAAACGACCTCTGGGCCACGCACTTCCACCTCTCGATCAACGTCATCACCTGGTTCGTGCGGATCGCGTTCTTCGTCGCTCCGGTCCTCGCGTTCATCGCCACCAAGCGGATCTGTCTGGGTCTGCAGCGGCGCGACGCCGAGAAGGTGCTGCACGGACGCGAGTCCGGCATCATCAAGCGGCTGCCGCACGGCGAGTTCGTCGAGATCCACGAGCCGCTCGACGCCGGTGCGCGCTACAAGCTCACCGCGCACGAGCAGTACAAGCCGGTCGAGCTCGGTCCCGAGACCGACGAGAACGGTGTCGCCCGCAAGATCTCGCGGACGCAGAAGCTGCGCGCCAAGCTCAGCAAGGGCTACTACGGCGAGGGGAACCAGATCCCCAAGCCGACGGCCGAGGAGTACGAGGAGATCACGAGCGGCCACGGCCACCACTGATCCCCGCTTGACCTGACGGTCGCCACAACCGAGGCTCCGGCCCGGCCCCTTCCACGGGGCCGGGCCGGAGTCTTTGCCGTTCCCCGCACCGCCCTTCCCCCGGGTGCGCGCCACGTCCGCACTGCGGGCACGCATGCCGCGGCCGCTCCCGCTCTCGATAGGCTGACGGGCGGAATCCCATCCTTTTTGACCACCAGGAGCGACCATGAGCGCTGTTACCCCCACCGGAGGCGACACCGTGGCGGCCTACTCCTGGCCGGGTGTCCTGGACTCGCTGCTGAGCGGTACCGACCAGAGCGAGGACGCGACCGCCTGGGCGATGGACCAGATCATGAGCGGCGAGGCGACCAACGCCCAGATCGCCGGCTTCATGATCGCGCTGCGCGCCAAGGGCGAGACGGTCGCCGAGATCACCGGCCTGGTGCGCACCATGTACGCGCACGCCCACCTGATCGAGGTGCCAGGACCCAGCGTCGACATCGTCGGAACCGGCGGCGACGGCGCCAAGACCGTGAACATCTCGACCATGTCGGCGATCGTGGTCGCGGGCACGGGCGCCAAGGTCGTCAAGCACGGCAACCGCGCCGCCTCCTCCTCCAGCGGCGCCTCCGACGTCCTGGAGAAGCTCGGGGTCAATCTGCGGCTCACCCCGCAGCGGGTCGTGGAGGTGGCCGAACAGGCCGGGATCACCATGTGCTTCGCGGTGACGTTCCATCCCGCGCTGCGCCACGTGGCCGCGGCCCGCAAGGAACTGGGCATCCGCACCACCTTCAACGTGCTCGGTCCGCTCACCAATCCGGCCCGGGTGCGCGCCCAGGCCACCGGGGTCGCCGACCCGAGGATGGCGCCCATCGTGGCCGGAGTGCTCGCCGAGCGCGGCTCGTCGGCGCTGGTCTTCCGCGGCGACGACGGCCTGGACGAACTGACCACCACCGCCACCTCACGGGTGTGGGTGGTGCGGGACGGCGCGGTCCGCGAGGAGTCCTTCGACCCGCGGGACGTCGGCATCGAGATCGTGCCGATCGAGGCGCTGCGCGGCGGCGACCCGTCGCACAACGCGGAGGTCGTCCGCCGGCTCCTGGCCGGCGAGAAGGGGCCGGTGCGGGACGCGGTGCTGCTCAACTCGGCCGCGGCCCTCGTCGCCCTGGAACCGGGCGGGGGCCCGCTCGCCGGGCAGCTCGCCGCCGCGATGGCCCGAGCCGCCGAGGCCATCGACTCCGGGGCGGCCGAACGGTCCCTGGAGCGGTGGATCGCCGCGAGCAACGCCTGAGCCGTACGGGACGACGTCCGAGCCGTACGGGGTGTGACGCACGGCGCAGTCCGGATCGCGGACTGTGCCTTGCGCCCGCGGCGACGTGTGGCAGGATGCTGTTCAAGGTCATGAGTGACAGCGATTTAGGCCCCGGCTCGCTGTCCGGCAACCCTCCGTCCGTGGCGGGGTGCCCCGGGTGAAGACCAGGTCGTAGGCAGCAAGGCCTGCGGCAAGCGCGGACCCCTGGACATCGCGTGATGTCACAGCCCTGGGGTCCTGGTCCTCAAGGGAGCAGTCTCGTGAGCAAGCGAATGCGATAGGGCGTTTCCGCCCCTTCTTCACCGTTCTCCGCACGGCCTTCCTGTGTGCCGCGCGTCCGAGAACAACACCCGTATGCGGCACGCCAGTTGAGCCCTCTCCTTCGCTGGGCAACGCGGCCGTACCCGGGGTCCGAAGCCAACGCGCCTTGCCCTGCTGGGAGATACCGCCATGTCCGCACGCCCCGCCGCCACCGCCACCGCCTCTCTCGATTCCGCCCCCTGCTGTGCCGCGCCGCTGCCGGTGCTCGGCCGCGATGTCACCGTGCCGCTCGTCACCGGCGGCGAGGTGACGTACGCCGCCCTCGACTACGCGGCCAGCGCCCCCGCCCTCCAGCGGGTCTGGGACGACGTGGCCGCGTACGCCCCGTACTACGGCAGCGTGCACCGCGGGGCCGGCTACCTCTCGCAGCTCTCCACCGACCTGTTCGAGAACAGCCGCGTGACGGTGGCGGAGTTCCTCGACTGCCGCCCCGGTGACCAGGTCGTCTTCACCCGCTCCACCACGGACTCGCTCAATCTGCTCGCCCAAGCGCTCCCCGCCGACTGCCAGGTCTTCGTCTTCGAGACCGAGCACCACGCCTCGCTGCTGCCGTGGCAGGACGCCCGGGTGACCTACCTGAACGCGCCGCGCACCCCGCACCAGGCCGTCGAGACCCTGGAGCGCGCCCTCGCCGACCGCGACCCCTACGGGCCCGCGCTGGTCTGCGTCACGGGCGCGTCCAATGTCACCGGCGAGCTGTGGCCGGTACGCGAACTCGCCGCGGCCGCGCACGCCCACGGCGCGCGCATCGTCCTCGACGCGGCCCAGCTCGCTCCTCACCACCCCGTCTCCGTACGGGAGTTGGACGTCGACTGGGTCGCCTTCTCCGGGCACAAGCTGTACGCGCCGTTCGGCTCGGGTGTGCTGGCGGGCCGCGCGGACTGGCTCCAGGAAGCGGAGCCGTACCTGGCCGGCGGCGGCGCGTCCAAGCGCGTCGCCCGGCGCGCCGACGGCGGTGTGGACGTCGAGTGGCACACGACGGCCGCGCGCCACGAGGCCGGCTCGCCCAACGTCATCGGCGTCTACTCCATCGCCTCCGCGTGCAAGGCGCTGACCGAGGCGGGATTCGACGCGCTGGTCGAGCGGGAGCGGCATCTGATCGCGAAGGTCCGCGAGGGGCTCGCGGAGGCGCCCGAGGTGCGGGTCCTCTCCCTCTTCGGGGACGACGCGCCCCGGGTCGGCGTGATCTCGTTCGTCGTCGACGGCTGGAACAGCTCGCACTTCGCGGCGGCGCTCTCCGCGGAGTACGGGATCGGGGTGCGCGACGGGCTCTTCTGCGCCCACCCGCTGGTGCGCACGCTGCTCGGCAGCGACCCGCAGGACCCGGGGGAGTGCGGTGCCCCCGAGGCGGAGCCGGGCGAGCGGTCCCTGAACGCGATCCGGGTCAGCTTCGGGGCGGGCACGCCGGACGAGCACGTGGAGCGGTTCGTGGGGGCGGTGCGGGAGCTGGTGCGGGACGGGGCGGCCTGGCAGTACCGCACGGAGTCCGGCCGCTGCGTCCCGGCGGTCTGACGCCGCCAGGCCACGCCTTCCTGGGGCTCCGCCCCAGACCCCGTTCGCGCGTTTTCCCACCCTCCCGCCCGTGCGGCAACTCCGAAGGATGCGGCTCCCTGGGGCTCCGCCCCAGACCCCGTATCGCGCCTTGAGGGCGCTCGTCCTCAATCTCCCCCAAGGCCTCAAGGGCCAGGGGGGACCCCCATGACGGGCTGAGGGTGTCCATGCGGGCCGGCAGCGAGTAGTTCAGGGGCGGGGAACTGCGCGCTCAGCCACGCACGACCCGCACCCGAAAGCGAACCGGGTTTCTCAGGGGCGCGGGAAACTGCGCGGGAAGGGGGGTACGGTCCGCGGACGAAAGCGGGGCGGGGTTCGGGGCGCGCGGGGCTAGGAGTCCAGGCCGATGGCGAACGCGGCTTCCAGGTCGTGCTGGGAGTAGGTGCGGAACGCCACGTGCGTATCCGTCCCCTCGACCCCGGGAATCTTGCTGATGCGGCCGGGGATGATGTCCGCCAGATCGTCGTGGCGGGCCACCCTGACCAGCGCGATCAAGTCGTACGTACCCGTCACCGAGTACACCTCGCTGACGCTGTCCAGCGCCGCGATGGACTCCGCGATCTCGGGAATGCGGTCCACGCTGGTCTTGATGAGCACGATCGCGGTGATCACGGCTGGCTTTCTCCCTCGGTGGCGGCCGGACCCGCACTCTTCACGGGCTTTCGGCGTTTCACTCTAGCCGCCCCGCCGAACCGGGCCCACGCGTAGAGGAAGCCCAGGCCGAAGCCGACGAGATGGGCGAGGTAGGCCACCCCGGGCCCGGACGACGCGCTCCGGACCGCCAGCCACTGCAGCGCGAACCAGAAGACGAGCACGATCCACGCGGGGAAGCGCAGCGGCAGGAAGAGCAGGAACGGGAAGATGCTCGTCACCCGGGCCTTGGGGAAGAGGTAGAGGAACGCGCCGAGGACGGCCGAGATCGCCCCCGATGCCCCCACCAGGGTCTGCTCCGATTCCGCGTGCGCCATCGCGTACCCGAGCAGCGCCAGATAGCCCGACACGAGGTAGAACAGGGCGAACTCGATCCGGCCGACGTGCTCCTCGGTCATCGCGCCGAACACGTACAGGAACAGCATGTTGCCGAGCAGATGCAGCCAGCTGCCGTGGACGAACAGGGCGGTGAGCGGCGTGAGCAGGGCGTGCGCGTGTCCCGTCATCAGCTCCGCGGGGACGACGCCCCACCGCCGGAAGTAGTCGCTCTGGGCGCTCAGGATCGCGTCGCCCGTGCCGTAGCCCGGGTTCAGGCCGGAGACCGGGCTCACCAGGAAGAGCAGGCAGCACGCGGCGATCAGCCCGTACGTCATGGTCGGGCCCCGTACCGCGCCCCTGACGATCGCCGCACCCCGCCACTTGATCATGGGGAGAGAATGGCTCAAAGGGAGCTTTCGGTACAGACCGCCTCGCCGTGGAGGCGGTCGACGGGTAGGCCGTAGGGTTGCGGGCAGTACTCCCGCAGTTCGATGGCGCACCGCGAGATCCTGGACCATGGAAGTGGAAAAGAGGGCGGCACCACATGACCACTGTTCCCCAGCCGACCACCGAGACCCGGTGGCGCTGCACGCTCTGCGGAAACCTCACCCGTTTCGATGTCACCCGCTCGTCGAAAGTGATCGAGTACGTCCATCTGGACCTCGCCGGAGAGCCCAAGGTGGAGGAACGCGAGGTGGTCAGTGAGACCATCGAGTCGGTCCGCTGCCGCTGGTGCAACGCGGTGGACCAGATCGAGCTGGTGGACAGGCCGGGTGCCGACTCCGCGACCGCTTCCTGAGAGGCGGCCCGCGCGGTACGTAATGACAGTTGGGGTGACGGATTGTGGAGCATGCAAGCGGTGCCGAACCGGCCGCTGCGGCCGGTGACGGCCCCGCCGAGGTGCTCGACCGCCCGCTGCCCGAAGGCGTGCGGCGCAGGGTCGTCGCCTTCGTCTCCGAGGCGTTCGGCGGCCTGACCGTCGCCGAACTGCCCGGACAACTGAGGCAGTACGCCCGTTTCACCCCGACCCGGCGCGCCAAGTTCGCGGGCAACGCGATGGCCGCCGCCCTGGAGAGCGACCCCGTCTTCCGCCAGCGCATCGGCGAGCGGCTCAAGGACGCGCAGCCGGAGCTCGCCGGCGCGGTCGAGGCCGGCTCGCCGCCCGCCGCGGCCGACCCCGTCGACGTCGCGGCCGCCGCCTACGTGCTGCGCCCCACCGGCTGGGTGAAGCTGGTCGCCGCGGCCGGCGAGGAGGCCCAGCGGGCGTTCGCCGAACGCGCCGACGAGGAGGGCAGACGCGAGGTCGAGCGGCTGCGCGAGGAACTCGCCCAGGCGCGCGCCCTGATCAAGTCCGAGAACGAGGCCCTGCGCACGGAGCTGCTCGCCGCCCGCAAGGAGGCCGAGACGCTCCAGCGCAAGCTGCGCAGCGCGCAGAGCGATGTGAAGCGCGGCGAGGCCGCCCTGCGCAAGGTCGTCTCCGAGATCGACGGCGCGAAGGCCGAGGCGGCCGCCCAGGTCGCCGCCGCCGAGAGCGAGACGCGGCGGCTCAAGACGCGGCTCGGCGAGGCCGAAGCGGGCCTCGAGGCGAGCCGGCGCGCGGTGCGCGAGGGGCGTTCCGTCGAGGACATGCGGCTGCGGCTGCTGCTCGACACCGTCCTCGAAGGCGCCCAGGGGCTGCGCCGCGAACTGGCCCTGCCGCCCGCCTCGGTGCGCCCCGCCGACACCGTGGACGCGGTGGCGCCGGGCACCATGACACCCAAGGACATCGCGGCCCGCGCCCTGTCCGAGACCGACCCGGCGCTCCTGGACCAGCTGCTCGGGCTGCCCCAGGTCCACCTGCTCGTGGACGGCTACAACGTCACCAAGACCGGTTATCCGACGATGCCGTTGGAGAAGCAGCGCCTGCGCCTGCTCGGCGGTCTCTCCGTGCTCGCCGCGCAGACGGGCGCCGAGGTGACCTGTGTCTTCGACGGCGCGGAGCTGGCCGCTCCGGTGCTGCTCGCCCCGCCCAGGGGCGTGCGGGTGCTGTTCTCCAAGCCCGGGGTGACCGCGGACGAGCTGATCCGTCAGCTGGTGCGGGCCGAGCCCTCCGGCCGCCCGGTGGTGGTCGTCTCCACGGACAAGGAAGTCGCGGACGGCGTCGCGAAGGCGGGCGCCCGCCCGGTCGCCTCCCTGCTGCTCCTCAAGCGGCTTTCACGGGTCTGAGGCATTGAGACGGCATTGCGGGCGTTCCGCAACTCCTGTGTTCAATGCCCGAATTCGGGTGATCGCTGTCGAGCACTCCGTCAAGTGCCAACTACTGCGCGTGGGATGACAGTAAAGAATCCTCTCGGCGATGGACTTTTTCCCCATCAGGATTTGAACTGATCACAAGAAGGTCACTAAGGTCTGGCTTCGTACCTTCATGCGGTTGATCACTCGTTCGGGGTGTCCGTGAAGGGCCCGCCGACTCTGCTCTGTCCGGCGGCCGAGGAAGAAGGAGCTCGCCTTCGTGGGGTCCCACCGCCGTCCCAAGCCCGCGAGCCGCACCCGCGTGACCGTGCTCAGCGCGACCGCCGCCGCTGTCGTCGCCCTCACCTCGCAGGCCGCCCAGGCCGACCCCAAGCCGACCAAGGACGAGGTCAAGAGCAAGGTCGACAAGCTCTACGACGAGGCGGAGCAGGCGACCGAGACGGCCAACGGCGCCAAGGAGAAGCAGACCCAGCTGGAGAAGCAGGTCAGCGAGATCCAGGACAAGGTGGCCCGCGGCCAGCAGGAGCTCAACACCCTGCGCAGCGGCCTCGGTTCGATGGCGTCGGCGCAGTACCGCTCGGGTGGCATAGACCCCTCGCTCGCGCTCTTCCTCTCCTCCGACCCCGACGACTTCCTGGACAAGGCCTCCGCGCTCGACCAGTTGAGCACCTCTCAGGCCGAGGCGTTGCAGAAGATCCAGGGCAAGCAGCGCACCCTCGCGCAGGAGCGCAAGGAAGCCCAGGACAAGCTGAAGGACCTCGCCGACACCCGCAAGGTGCTCGACGACAAGAAGAAGGAAGTCCAGGGCAAGCTCGCCGACGCGCAGAAGCTGCTCAACTCCCTGACCGCGCAGGAGAAGGCGGCACTCACCGCGGACACCGAGCGCGCCAACCGCTCCAC
Encoded here:
- a CDS encoding L,D-transpeptidase, which gives rise to MSHAPRIPTVVSCTLLVLSLGVGATGCGGSHDRNPLSAKPYDAAGQVVYNGPAGSQKADPDKPLEITAKGKDGRLTDVTAVDGNGRYLAGELAADGSRWHSTAPLVAGAHYTVKVSTENEDGSPGLRTLTFDTAAVKDAVEVEFGPDAGKYGVGQPITAQLSKPVKDKAARSIVERALKVESTPSVEGAWYWVDDKVLHYRPKNYWPAHATINVHSNLEGVKIADKLYGGAGKPLKITTGDRVEAITDAAAHTMTVKRNGEVINTIPVTTGKPGFATRNGVKVVLGKQYFVRMRGTTVGISAGSSDAYDLPVYYATRVTWSGEYVHAAPWSVGSQGAENVSHGCTGMSTGNAAWFFENINEGDIVTVENSIGEDMTPFDNGFGDWNVSWDKWRTGSVLQADVKAGQTKVNSARLRPGV
- the trpD gene encoding anthranilate phosphoribosyltransferase: MSAVTPTGGDTVAAYSWPGVLDSLLSGTDQSEDATAWAMDQIMSGEATNAQIAGFMIALRAKGETVAEITGLVRTMYAHAHLIEVPGPSVDIVGTGGDGAKTVNISTMSAIVVAGTGAKVVKHGNRAASSSSGASDVLEKLGVNLRLTPQRVVEVAEQAGITMCFAVTFHPALRHVAAARKELGIRTTFNVLGPLTNPARVRAQATGVADPRMAPIVAGVLAERGSSALVFRGDDGLDELTTTATSRVWVVRDGAVREESFDPRDVGIEIVPIEALRGGDPSHNAEVVRRLLAGEKGPVRDAVLLNSAAALVALEPGGGPLAGQLAAAMARAAEAIDSGAAERSLERWIAASNA
- the qcrA gene encoding cytochrome bc1 complex Rieske iron-sulfur subunit, with protein sequence MSSQENSESLPEAQATAHGAVEHAGDPFADPGLPAHKPRVQDIDERAAKRSERAVAFLFFLSMVATVGFIASYVIFPVDKIVFIFPFGHVSALNFALGLTLGVALFCIGAGAVHWARTLMSDVEMPAERHEIAAPPEVKAQVLADFKQGAAESGFGRRKLIRNTMFGALAMVPLSGVMLLRDLGTLPEDKLRHTMWSKGKALINMNTNEPLRPEDLLVGSLTFAKPEGLEEDAEDFQTQIAKAALMLVRIKPEDIKDKRELAWSHQGIVAYSKICTHVGCPISLYEQQTHHVLCPCHQSTFDLSDGARVIFGPAGHALPQLRIGVNDEGYLEALGDFEEPVGPAFFERG
- the qcrC gene encoding cytochrome bc1 complex diheme cytochrome c subunit, encoding MKKLSARRRHPLAAVVVLLLALAATGGLYAAFAPAGKAQADETAQSLAIDEGKKLYSVGCASCHGTGGQGTSDGPSLVGVGAAAVDFQVGTGRMPAQQPGAQVPKKKVIYTQPQIDQLAAYVASLGAGPSVPTNSQYNPSGADIAKGGELFRTNCAQCHNFTGEGGALTNGKFAPSLEDVDPKHIYEAMQTGPQNMPSFPDTTMPQKQKQDIIAYLHAVNSDTSASPGGLKLGGLGPVSEGLFGWIFGLGALIAVAIWVAAHTAKAKKS
- the ctaE gene encoding aa3-type cytochrome oxidase subunit III, yielding MSVVATATTVETGHAHPSVNRPNLTSVGTIIWLSSELMFFAALFAMYFTLRSVTGAAHWKEMASSLNVPFSATNTTILVLSSLTCQLGVFAAERGDVKKLRTWFTITFVMGAIFIGGQIFEYTDLVKEDGLSLSSDPYGSVFYLTTGFHGLHVTGGLIAFLLVLGRTYAAKRFTHEQATAAIVVSYYWHFVDVVWIGLFATIYLIQ
- the qcrB gene encoding cytochrome bc1 complex cytochrome b subunit, with the protein product MSTSTNSREQAPAGERIADWADGRLGIYSLAKANMRKIFPDHWSFMLGEICMYSFIIIILTGVYLTLFFHPSMNEVVYDGSYVPLQGMHMSEAFNSTMHISFDVRGGLLIRQIHHWAALIFLAGMFVHMMRVFFTGAFRKPREVNWLFGFLLFVLGMFTGFTGYSLPDDLLSGTGVRFMEGAILSVPVVGTYLSFFLFGGEFPGGDFVARFYSVHILLLPGIMLGLMVAHLILVFYHKHTQFAGPGRTNKNVVGMPLLPVYMAKAGGFFFLVFGVIAVVAAIASINPIWAIGPYRPDQVSTGAQPDWYMGFSEGLIRVMPGWEINLWGHTLVLGVFIPLVIFPLVLAAIAVYPFIESWVTGDKREHHIADRPRNAPTRTGFGVAWITWYTVLLIGGGNDLWATHFHLSINVITWFVRIAFFVAPVLAFIATKRICLGLQRRDAEKVLHGRESGIIKRLPHGEFVEIHEPLDAGARYKLTAHEQYKPVELGPETDENGVARKISRTQKLRAKLSKGYYGEGNQIPKPTAEEYEEITSGHGHH
- a CDS encoding aminotransferase class V-fold PLP-dependent enzyme encodes the protein MSARPAATATASLDSAPCCAAPLPVLGRDVTVPLVTGGEVTYAALDYAASAPALQRVWDDVAAYAPYYGSVHRGAGYLSQLSTDLFENSRVTVAEFLDCRPGDQVVFTRSTTDSLNLLAQALPADCQVFVFETEHHASLLPWQDARVTYLNAPRTPHQAVETLERALADRDPYGPALVCVTGASNVTGELWPVRELAAAAHAHGARIVLDAAQLAPHHPVSVRELDVDWVAFSGHKLYAPFGSGVLAGRADWLQEAEPYLAGGGASKRVARRADGGVDVEWHTTAARHEAGSPNVIGVYSIASACKALTEAGFDALVERERHLIAKVREGLAEAPEVRVLSLFGDDAPRVGVISFVVDGWNSSHFAAALSAEYGIGVRDGLFCAHPLVRTLLGSDPQDPGECGAPEAEPGERSLNAIRVSFGAGTPDEHVERFVGAVRELVRDGAAWQYRTESGRCVPAV
- a CDS encoding Lrp/AsnC family transcriptional regulator, with product MITAIVLIKTSVDRIPEIAESIAALDSVSEVYSVTGTYDLIALVRVARHDDLADIIPGRISKIPGVEGTDTHVAFRTYSQHDLEAAFAIGLDS